From Magnolia sinica isolate HGM2019 chromosome 13, MsV1, whole genome shotgun sequence, one genomic window encodes:
- the LOC131224030 gene encoding non-specific lipid transfer protein GPI-anchored 14-like translates to MARSFPYSQLAFILAFCLLGVGQSDFASDRAECATQLAGLATCLPFMEEKAKVPTPDCCSGLKQLVDKSKKCLCVLVKNRNDPQLGFKVNISLALTLPKTCSVPVNGSECIDILHIPPNSTDAQIFKQIASGGPTNGNSSNSSSGGSTADVNHGKSDAGRKSWLVTEMAFVVWIWCLVSLVILGR, encoded by the exons ATGGCAAGAAGTTTTCCATACTCCCAATTAGCATTCATCTTAGCGTTTTGCTTGTTGGGCGTTGGCCAATCGGACTTCGCGAGTGATCGGGCCGAGTGCGCGACCCAGCTGGCTGGCCTCGCCACATGTCTGCCATTCATGGAGGAGAAAGCAAAGGTCCCAACTCCCGATTGTTGTAGCGGACTCAAGCAGCTCGTCGACAAGAGCAAGAAATGCTTGTGTGTGCTTGTGAAGAATAGAAACGACCCGCAGCTTGGATTTAAGGTCAATATATCATTGGCATTAACACTTCCCAAGACTTGTAGCGTCCCTGTCAACGGTTCTGAGTGCATAG ATATTCTACACATTCCGCCGAATTCAACCGACGCTCAGATTTTCAAGCAAATTGCCAGTGGGGGTCCAACGAATG GGAACTCTAGCAATTCCAGTAGTGGTGGATCCACTGCCGATGTGAACCATGGGAAAAGCGATGCGGGCCGGAAGAGCTGGTTGGTTACTGAGATGGCTTTTGTTGTTTGGATATGGTGTTTGGTATCACTTGTGATCTTGGGGAGGTAG